The stretch of DNA TATCTTCTTTTTATCGATACCTGGCGCATCCGGGCCTGGAAAGCCACGCCGCTCAAGCGCAGCCTTAAGCTGCCGCGCATGACTGTCCATGCCCAGGTCTGGCGGTGTTTTCACCCTGCCATAGACCAATGGTGCCGCCAGTCGTCGTCGCAGCGTTGACGCTCTACCCCTTAAGGCGCGCAATGGCCCCCTAAAAATGATCGCCTTGGGGCCTTTCCAGATGGCAAAGATCATAGTGCTGGCCGGTGACTTCCCCCAGGGTGATGCGGAGTATCTGCGCGGAACCATCACGCTCAAGACCCCCAATAAACCGCTAATGGGGAAAAGCTTTCTCGTCTCCGAGTTCAAGGAACTCACCGTCGAAAATACCGATTCGAACAAGAACATAAAGAGCGCCATAGGCCTTGGAGTGGTGGGTGCCATGTTTCTTGGGCCGGTCGGAGCCGTCGCCGGCTATCTTCTGGCGGGTCACAATACCGAAGTGACATTTCTGGCCACCTTGAAGGATGGCCAGACACTGCTCGCTGCAACCGATAACGAGACCTACCAAGACATCTCGGCGCGCTTCAACAGAAAAAACCCTCCTGACAAACGCGATAAAACCGAGCCTTGACGCCCGGTTCAGCACTTTTCTTTTAGTCCGCCTGGAAAATCAGACAGTCGCTTACTGCCGCAAGTAGGCGAGCAATGTGCTGCACATAGTCGGCTTTACCGAGTGGCACGCCGTTATGTCGCAGGATGTTGTAGGCCGTGACGAGGTGAAAGTAGAACTGTGGTGTCACCCAGTTCACCGCGTACTCATTACCAGTCATGCAGACTGCTGCGTTTTGCCAGCCAGCAGAACCGTCCCCTGCGCAACCGGCAAATATTGACCAATGGCCGGATGCAGGATTGAGAACCGCGCGATGAATGCGCAGGAATGGAAAAACAACAAAGCTGACCGGATTGAGCGGCCATTCACGGTCAGCCTTGTCGTTGGGACAGCTTCAACCCGGGAAACGGTGAATCACCATTGGCCCGAGAAGATGCAGGTCAGTGCTTCGATGCCGCTGAACTTCCACAGCGAGTCATTACAGTCTCTGGCGAATGCATGGGCGTTCGAGGCGGTGAGGGTCAAAACCACTGCGCAGGAGTAGACGATTTTCTTGAATGACATGGTGAATCTCCTTTTTCGTATCGGCACTTTCTTGTGAGAGCCACCCCGACGAGGATGGTCATCCGCACTATATGCCCGGCCTCGGCAGCAGACGATTAGGGCTGGTGTGCTAATGGCGAATACGCATCACCCCAGGCCATCGACAAATTGCGCAGGGCTCCCGCTTTGCAGACGAAAGCCAGAAACAGATTAGTCATAGCAGCTGTACTGATACTCGAATGGAAAAAACACCGTATCGACCACCAAGGAAAACGGCGCATCGATCAGTAAAAAGGGAATCAGCTTTCCATGGGAGGTGCCTACCAACCACCAGTCCAGGCGCACGCCCTTGTAGGGGCAAGGGTGGTCATAGTCCATCCGCATCGCCACCGCGGCGCAGCCGCTCAGGCAATTGACCAACACCAACAGAATCACTTTCCGAAACACCTAATGTCCTTATTACATCCATCTGCAGAGCTGCGTAGACGTCTCTGCAATACGCCAGTGACTTTTGCCCAATGGCAATGACAGAGAAATACATCCGCCAGCAGAAAGGCAAGAAAGCCTCTCCAACCGCGTAAATCGCAGGCCGGATTTGAATGTGCGGACCGGAAACGAACAAGGGTTTGCATCAGCTTTCGCCAGCAAACCCTTGAAATAGATGGTGCCCGAAGCCGGAATCGAACCGGCACGCCCTTACGAGCGGGGGATTTTAAGTCCCATGCGTCTACCAGTTTCGCCATTCGGGCGGTAGCGCGGTGTTGCGGTCTGAAAGGCTTGAGCCGTTTCAGCGCCTTTCGGCAAGGGGGTGAAATATATACATCCCCTCCCTTTGAAGCAAGTTCGTTGGCGTCAAATTCAAGACTGAATATCGAGCCCGCCCATAAACAAAAAGCTCCGTAAATCATAGATCTACAGAGCTGTTTCTATCGGTGGGGGCTACGGCCGGAACCGAACCGGCGCAGAAGAAGGCTGCATGCCACTGATAAAAACAGGCCGGCAGGTTAGCACACTGAAAACATCGTAACCAACTGATTTAAAAAGACTTGTAGCTGAATAGACGAAGCCGTCGGATCGCCTAGGTGCCGCTCCCAACGCCTTCCACCGCGCGCGCATAAGCGACCGTCGCCACCTCTATCAGAGTCTTGCGCTCTTCCCCGTCGATAATCCCCTTGGCCTTGAAGTTGTCGACAAGCCGCAGCAATTCATCGTACTGCTCCTGCGCATCCATCCGGACTTCAGGGTTCGTCAGCAAGTCATGGAAGGCGGAAAACGCCTGCACTTTCGCGTCATCGTACATGGCCGGCTCTCCAGGAATGTGTATTCGGTAGAGGGTGCAATGTCTCAATGGGTTCGTCGTGTACGACATACGGTGGAACCCAACTGACTTGGGGATCGTGGGATGGCTAAAGCTATGGGCCAGCAGAGTCGAAGAGACAGGCCTGCGGCTGCTTCAGCCTGAATAGGTGCCCACCCTGACCAGCTGTTGGCCGTTCAGCAATCCATCGTAAACACACCTGGCCGGGCAAGCGGGACCACTCTAATCAGAGCAGTCGCGCATGTCTCGAAGACAATTCTGAAGAAACCTGAACAGCTTGAGGAAACCTGGGCGTAGCCGGCAGAAGCACCCGTGCGAATACCTCGGTTGAGCGGTGATCGGACGGGCTAGCGCATCGACGCAAGCGTTCGAGGCGAGGCTGGCTTGCTGCTTGTCCAACTCGGCGAACAGGGCACAGTTTCTATCCCAGGGCCCCAGGGGTCACCAGCGTTTTAAGAATCGACTGATACCTGGGAAGGTCCAGTGCCACTAGGATCCCCAGGCATTTATAAAGGCATGCGCTGAAAGTCCCACAATCACCCGCATTGACTAATGAACACGCCATAAGAAAGAAGCGCACCGATGTCTTTTTCAACGTTTTCGAGAAACTCCATGAAAAAGTCCCTTGCCATGAGTGTGGCGTTTGCCGGGCTTCTGTCGTTGTTTGCCCTGCCCTCCCATGCCGGTATCTCATTGAATGAAACTCGAGTGGTACTGGCCGGACCGAAGAAGGAAGCTTCCATGCTGGTGCTGAACGATGAATCGACGCCCATCATGATCCAGTCCTGGATCGAGCCCTTCGGCACAAGCACCGATCAGGACGTCCCCTTTGCCCTCACCCCTCCCCTGAAACGCCTGAACGGGAACGCCCGGCAGCAATTGCGCATTCTCTACCAAGGCATGGGGCTACCCGCGGACAGGGAGTCGGTGTTCTGGTTGAGCGTGCAGGAAATCCCCCAGAAGTCGAAGGATGAAAACATCCTGCAGATTGCCGTGCGCCAGCGCATCAAGTTGTTTTACCGGCCCGCCGGCTTGCCCGGCGACGTTGATCAGGCCCCCTCCAGGCTGCAATGGCGCATGGCGCTCAAGGAGGGCAAGCCCGGCCTGGAAATCAGGAATGACTCCGCGTTTCACATTTCTTTCGGCGCGGTGAACATCAAGAGCGGTTCGAACAGTTATTCGGTTCCGGCGACAATGCTGCCCCCCTATTCAAGCCAATCATTCACGATCGAGGGGGCATCTTCCCTGGCGCCAGGCGGAGCAACAAAGATCGAGTTCGAAAGCATCAACGACGATGGCGTAGCGGTACAGCACTCAGGCGACCTATCCAGTTGAGCCAGGTTAAAGGTCAGAACTCTTTGTTTGTCGCTGAACCCGGCGTTTTGTTATCGGCTGAATACTTAGTGAAATACACAGGTCGTCAACAATCTTCGCCCAAACAAAGAGATTCGTTTCCGAACGCATGGAGCCAGGGTGCGCAAGAACGATTCACCCACGAACCCTGTTCAAGGTCGATCAGAGAGAAACAGGCAATGAAGACCACAGCAAAAAGAATGATCCGCGCCCTGTTCGGCGCACCGCAACTTTGCGTCATTGCACTCATGGCCCTCGCCGTGTCGCCGTCCGCGAGGGCTGCGTCTGTGGACGCATTTGAGCAGGAGCTATCGATCCCGAAGAACACCGCCAGCGGCATCATACTGGCTCGACATTACATCACTCCGCAGCAGGCATGTGGCGCATCGAAGTGCTCAGTCGAAAAAATTTACGCCTACCCAGGTGGCGGCGTATCAACCTCAAATGCAACAGTAATCACCACGAAAGTCTCGGGCATATCGACTCGTTTGTTGATCAATGGAAGAGGCTACGGAACTTCAGCGCCATGGGTCGAGTTCACCCAGCCAATCGAAGTACAGTTACTTAGCGAGGGTCGAACAAATCTAGGCGGTTCCCTGTCTGACAGCCAGGCCTTTCCGTACTACTACAGGCTCGAAATGAAATACTCGTATTTGAACATTCACCTGAAGGGCACTATCACCCCGATCGACGGCACCTGCTCGGTGCCGGGCCAAACGGTAAAGCTACCCAAAACCTTGCTGAACCGCCTGGACCGCATCGGCTCGACAGCCGGCACCCAGAGCTTCCAGCTTAATATCAATAACTGCCCCAGGGGTTATAACCGGATTGGCTATACCCTTGACCCGGTTGGCGGCGAGATTGCGAACTCGCCAGGGGTATTGCCGCTTACTGGCGGTTCGACCGCGAGCGGCATAAAGATCCGGGTTGAAAACGCCCAAGGCGCTCCGGCAACCATGGGCACCTCGATAACGGTCGATGGATACAACAAGGCGGCGGGGGGTTCGTTTGCCATTCCGATGCAAGCGTCCTACATCAGGACTGATGCGACGGCTACACCCGGAACGGTAAACGGAGCAATGACCGTGTTTCTGGATTATCGGTAGCCCTTTCCCACTCGTTATAACGCCTGCTTTCTTCCGGCCAATAAAAATCCCGTAGGTCACTGATCTACGGGATTTTTTCTGGTTTTGGACCGAGACTGGACTCGAACCAGCGTAGGAAAACTTACAGCTCGACAGACAAAGCCTTCTATTTCCTGAGCTGCGTTTAGTGCTCCATTACCAAGCCGAATTCATCCTCTCTCACCGCCCTGCTCCTGTCCTGGGCATGCTGGCAGACCGAAACAACCGTGCCTCTCAGCTTCCACCGATTCGATTCGTCATGCTCATTCCTTCGACTGGCTGTGATGCAGCGACAGATCTTCAATAAATTCGCCCCGCTAACCCAGACTCAGCCGCATGACCTTAGCGCTGTAAAACCCAGCTGGAAGATGTACCCAAGCGCAACGAACGACCGCCGCAAGCGCATGTCGTCTGTCGGGTTCGATAGCCAGGCCTTCACACCGATGGAACATCTTTACGCCAGGTTGAAAGTCTCGATGTAGAACCCACATAAGTAAACGCGATAAAACAATAAAAAATAAGCGACTAAGGCACTAACTCTACCACTCGTCGGAACCGCCATTTTATAAAGGTGAAGGTACCTTGCTTTTACCTGTTTACAGGCTTGACTGTATTCCTACCCATGATCGAAAGGAGGCGATAAAACATATTGGCGCAAGAAACTGGCACCGTCCTTGACGCTGATATCAATCGCCTTGCCATCAATACTCCGCAACATCTCAATGAGTTAACCTAACTACCGTTTTTCGTAGCAGTGGCAAGTCTGCAATTTGATTTTAAATAGGGAGCCAACTCATGGAATGTACAATCAAAAAGGAATATGAACATGAGCATCACAGTCACAAACGGTGCAAGCGCAGTAGTTAAAGTAGCCATTAGCACATGGCAGAAAGACGGCAATGACGATTTCTGGTCATTAGATCAAGGCGCAAGCGATACCTGGAAACGTAGCGACCCAAGGGGCTACTTGATGGCCGTACAAGACAAGTCCCGCACAACTGAATACTACGTTTCCTGCAACAGCGCCATCGTTATCGAAGACAATCTCGTCAAAGATCACGGTCGAACTCTTAACCCACTCATTGCGGCCGGGCAGAAGAACGTGGCTAATGCGTAACATCCCTCGGTAGTGCATGTAAAAAATGGCCAGTATCGTACAAGATGCTGGCCACTTTCGCATGGAGAAAAAAGTTAACCACTCATCCGGCTGGCGAGCACCAGAGTCACTTATATTTAGTTGAGCCTTTATACTTCAATACATCCAGAAATAATCACTTCACTGATTATTTCTGGAAGCTTTGCAATAACGCCTGATACGTAATCAAAACAATCAGTCCTTGATCGCCGTCGTCAGTGATTCCGATAGTTCGTAGAGCACTCAAGGCGGACACGCCTGGCGTATGTAGCCCCATGAACCACGGCTGGCGCCGGAGGCAGCAGGCTCGTTGGCGCAACAGGCTCGTTACAGGGAGGCGGATAAGAGAGGACGCATTTTGATGGCGCTAGCAGGTCACAAAAGAGTCCCGCTGAACTCATCCAAGGGATTTCTGGGAGGACAAAGCTCCACAGTGCCCAACTTCACTTTCCTCCAGCCAATAAAAAAGCCCGTAGATCATTGATCTACGGGCTTTTCAGTTTGGAGGCCGAGGTCGGAATCGAACCGGCGTAGGCGGATTTGCAATCCGCTGCATAACCATTTTGCTACTCGGCCAAACTTTCGATGCTTTGCAACCGCATCAAAGGCATACAACTCGAAGCTGGAAACCTGAACTTGATCTAGCTTCCAACCCTTTGAATTCTAAGGGGTTTTTCGCATTCCTGAATCAGGAATGGACGCAATTCTGGACTTGTTCGCCGGGCATGTCAAGAACAGGAATAAAATAATTCAATGCCCGGCGCCGGCATCCGTCGTGTCTGGCGCAAGCCCCCTTCCCTGCTTCTTTTATCCTGTGGCGGGCATCGACAGACTAACAGGACTGTCATGACGGTCTTTGCGGAGCGCGTGATACCAGCCTGATCAACCACCCCACCAACAACACATTCAGCAGCGCCAGCGAGCAGAGTGTTGCCAGCACCCCGCCCGCCCCCAGCGCTTGCAACAGGAAGCCGCCGGCCA from Pseudomonas chlororaphis subsp. chlororaphis encodes:
- a CDS encoding fimbrial protein yields the protein MSQVKGQNSLFVAEPGVLLSAEYLVKYTGRQQSSPKQRDSFPNAWSQGAQERFTHEPCSRSIREKQAMKTTAKRMIRALFGAPQLCVIALMALAVSPSARAASVDAFEQELSIPKNTASGIILARHYITPQQACGASKCSVEKIYAYPGGGVSTSNATVITTKVSGISTRLLINGRGYGTSAPWVEFTQPIEVQLLSEGRTNLGGSLSDSQAFPYYYRLEMKYSYLNIHLKGTITPIDGTCSVPGQTVKLPKTLLNRLDRIGSTAGTQSFQLNINNCPRGYNRIGYTLDPVGGEIANSPGVLPLTGGSTASGIKIRVENAQGAPATMGTSITVDGYNKAAGGSFAIPMQASYIRTDATATPGTVNGAMTVFLDYR
- a CDS encoding fimbrial biogenesis chaperone gives rise to the protein MKKSLAMSVAFAGLLSLFALPSHAGISLNETRVVLAGPKKEASMLVLNDESTPIMIQSWIEPFGTSTDQDVPFALTPPLKRLNGNARQQLRILYQGMGLPADRESVFWLSVQEIPQKSKDENILQIAVRQRIKLFYRPAGLPGDVDQAPSRLQWRMALKEGKPGLEIRNDSAFHISFGAVNIKSGSNSYSVPATMLPPYSSQSFTIEGASSLAPGGATKIEFESINDDGVAVQHSGDLSS
- a CDS encoding YceK/YidQ family lipoprotein, yielding MFRKVILLVLVNCLSGCAAVAMRMDYDHPCPYKGVRLDWWLVGTSHGKLIPFLLIDAPFSLVVDTVFFPFEYQYSCYD